The Populus nigra chromosome 14, ddPopNigr1.1, whole genome shotgun sequence genome has a segment encoding these proteins:
- the LOC133673206 gene encoding flavonol 7-O-beta-glucosyltransferase UGT74F1-like isoform X1 yields the protein MEKMVNTSHVLVVPLPGAGHINPMLQFSRRLVSKGLKVTFIITKFISKSRQLGSSIGSIQLDTISDGYDDGFNQAGSREPYLSSLHDVGPKTLSELIKRYQTSSSPIHAVIYEPFLAWALDVAKDFGLFAAAFFTHACAVDYIFYNVYHEVLKMPVSSTPVLIEGLPLLLELQDLPTFVVLPDSYPANVKMIMSQFANLDKADWILINTFYKLECEVVDTMSKVCPLLTIGPTIPSIYLDKSIEDEDDYGISLCEIDASLSINWLSTKPTASVVYVSFGSCATLSRKQMEEIAWGLKRSNFHFLWVVMDSEKGKIPEGFVEKVENKGLVVNWSPQVKVLANEAVGCFFTHCGWNSTIEALSLGVPMVTMPGWSDQQTNSKLVEDAWKVGVRAKVDEHGIVKREEIAICIKEVMEGNRGREMKMNSKKWKELAIEATSEGGTSDTNINELVAMLRSTK from the exons ATGGAAAAGATGGTGAATACGAGCCATGTACTAGTAGTTCCACTGCCAGGCGCAGGCCACATAAATCCCATGCTGCAGTTCTCTAGGCGTTTGGTCTCCAAAGGGCTCAAAGTCACCTTCATAATCACCAAATTCATATCCAAGTCCAGGCAACTTGGCTCATCAATTGGTTCCATTCAACTCGATACCATATCAGATGGCTATGACGATGGATTTAATCAAGCTGGTAGCAGGGAACCCTATCTTTCAAGCCTACATGATGTTGGTCCAAAAACCCTATCAGAACTCATCAAGAGATACCAAACCTCTTCAAGCCCTATCCATGCTGTAATATACGAGCCTTTCTTGGCTTGGGCTCTGGATGTGGCAAAGGATTTCGGGTTATTTGCAGCTGCTTTTTTTACACATGCTTGTGCTGTTGATTACATCTTTTACAATGTCTACCATGAAGTGTTAAAGATGCCAGTTTCTTCAACCCCTGTGTTGATCGAGGGATTACCACTACTGCTTGAACTTCAAGACTTGCCAACATTTGTTGTTCTGCCAGATTCATATCCTGCTAATGTCAAGATGATCATGAGTCAGTTTGCTAATTTGGACAAGGCTGATTGGATCCTCATCAACACTTTCTACAAGCTGGAGTGTGAG GTAGTGGATACAATGTCAAAAGTTTGTCCATTATTGACAATTGGACCAACAATCCCATCAATATACTTGGACAAGAGTATTGAAGATGAGGATGACTACGGTATTAGTCTCTGTGAAATAGACGCATCTCTTTCTATCAATTGGCTCAGCACTAAGCCCACTGCATCAGTTGTATATGTGTCCTTTGGTAGCTGTGCTACTCTAAGCAGAAAGCAAATGGAGGAAATTGCGTGGGGCTTAAAGAGGAGCAATTTTCACTTCTTGTGGGTGGTGATGGATTCTGAGAAAGGGAAGATCCCAGAAGGGTTTGTTGAAAAAGTGGAGAATAAGGGATTGGTAGTGAATTGGAGTCCCCAAGTGAAAGTGCTAGCAAATGAGGCTGTGGGATGTTTTTTCACACATTGCGGTTGGAACTCAACAATCGAGGCATTGAGCTTGGGTGTGCCAATGGTGACAATGCCAGGATGGAGTGATCAACAAACGAATTCTAAACTCGTTGAAGATGCTTGGAAGGTGGGAGTCAGAGCTAAGGTTGATGAGCATGGAATTGTGAAAAGAGAAGAGATTGCCATTTGCATAAAAGAAGTGATGGAGGGAAATAGAGGCagagaaatgaaaatgaattcCAAGAAATGGAAAGAGCTGGCTATCGAGGCTACGAGCGAAGGTGGAACTTCTGATACTAACATTAATGAACTGGTAGCTATGTTGAGAAGCAccaaatga
- the LOC133673206 gene encoding flavonol 7-O-beta-glucosyltransferase UGT74F1-like isoform X2 — protein sequence MEKMVNTSHVLVVPLPGAGHINPMLQFSRRLVSKGLKVTFIITKFISKSRQLGSSIGSIQLDTISDGYDDGFNQAGSREPYLSSLHDVGPKTLSELIKRYQTSSSPIHAVIYEPFLAWALDVAKDFGLFAAAFFTHACAVDYIFYNVYHEVLKMPVSSTPVLIEGLPLLLELQDLPTFVVLPDSYPANVKMIMSQFANLDKADWILINTFYKLECEVVDTMSKVCPLLTIGPTIPSIYLDKSIEDEDDYGISLCEIDASLSINWLSTKPTASVVYVSFGSCATLSRKQMEEIAWGLKRSNFHFLWVVMDSEKGKIPEGFVEKVENKGLVVNWSPQVKVLANEAVGCFFTHCGWNSTIEALSLGVPMVTMPGWSDQQTNSKLVEDAWKVGVRAKVDEHGIVKREEIAICIKEVMEGNRGREMKMNSKKWKELAIEATSEGCTCPDFISIMPLYCV from the exons ATGGAAAAGATGGTGAATACGAGCCATGTACTAGTAGTTCCACTGCCAGGCGCAGGCCACATAAATCCCATGCTGCAGTTCTCTAGGCGTTTGGTCTCCAAAGGGCTCAAAGTCACCTTCATAATCACCAAATTCATATCCAAGTCCAGGCAACTTGGCTCATCAATTGGTTCCATTCAACTCGATACCATATCAGATGGCTATGACGATGGATTTAATCAAGCTGGTAGCAGGGAACCCTATCTTTCAAGCCTACATGATGTTGGTCCAAAAACCCTATCAGAACTCATCAAGAGATACCAAACCTCTTCAAGCCCTATCCATGCTGTAATATACGAGCCTTTCTTGGCTTGGGCTCTGGATGTGGCAAAGGATTTCGGGTTATTTGCAGCTGCTTTTTTTACACATGCTTGTGCTGTTGATTACATCTTTTACAATGTCTACCATGAAGTGTTAAAGATGCCAGTTTCTTCAACCCCTGTGTTGATCGAGGGATTACCACTACTGCTTGAACTTCAAGACTTGCCAACATTTGTTGTTCTGCCAGATTCATATCCTGCTAATGTCAAGATGATCATGAGTCAGTTTGCTAATTTGGACAAGGCTGATTGGATCCTCATCAACACTTTCTACAAGCTGGAGTGTGAG GTAGTGGATACAATGTCAAAAGTTTGTCCATTATTGACAATTGGACCAACAATCCCATCAATATACTTGGACAAGAGTATTGAAGATGAGGATGACTACGGTATTAGTCTCTGTGAAATAGACGCATCTCTTTCTATCAATTGGCTCAGCACTAAGCCCACTGCATCAGTTGTATATGTGTCCTTTGGTAGCTGTGCTACTCTAAGCAGAAAGCAAATGGAGGAAATTGCGTGGGGCTTAAAGAGGAGCAATTTTCACTTCTTGTGGGTGGTGATGGATTCTGAGAAAGGGAAGATCCCAGAAGGGTTTGTTGAAAAAGTGGAGAATAAGGGATTGGTAGTGAATTGGAGTCCCCAAGTGAAAGTGCTAGCAAATGAGGCTGTGGGATGTTTTTTCACACATTGCGGTTGGAACTCAACAATCGAGGCATTGAGCTTGGGTGTGCCAATGGTGACAATGCCAGGATGGAGTGATCAACAAACGAATTCTAAACTCGTTGAAGATGCTTGGAAGGTGGGAGTCAGAGCTAAGGTTGATGAGCATGGAATTGTGAAAAGAGAAGAGATTGCCATTTGCATAAAAGAAGTGATGGAGGGAAATAGAGGCagagaaatgaaaatgaattcCAAGAAATGGAAAGAGCTGGCTATCGAGGCTACGAGCGAAG GTTGCACCTGCCCTGACTTCATCTCTATAATGCCTCTCTATTGTGTTTGA